The genomic stretch AGGATGAGAGATCATTGCCCTAATTGAGATTAAGCTTTACAGCTGCATTTTTTCATAGCTCGTGAACCACTCAAGTTTACCCAGGAAGGTCCGCCATCCAGTTCAATGTCTGATGCAAAACCTGATGCAAAACGGTTTAAAGGGAAGCACTCTTAAGAAACATGGTTTAAATGGTCGACCGTAATCACACATCTGAAACGATCCATCTTCCCAGTTGACACTGACTAAAATATTTATCGAGCCACCAAGAAATTTATTCTTTCATGTTACAGAcagtataaaaaatatttaacaagtAAAGTTTTCATATCTTGAACTCCGCAAGTACCAGCAAATCATGCATCTTAATCTTGGGGAGAAAAAAGGGTACATGTTCAGATTATGCGCCATTACGTTATATGGCAACAGAAACTCACACGACTGGCGATTATATTCTGGATGATAATTACTTTACCCTATAAGGGCTTTTGCGCTAAATTTTATCACTGAAATAATTATCCAGCCTTCTCTAGagcataaaaaacttttaacaaaagatATTAAAATTATCCGAAAAATCGCTTTTGTGGGCAAGCATATTGTGCAAGTTATCAAGTTAAGAAAAACCGGTATATATATCATAAATGGAATTATGCCTTTTCAATGTGTTAAAGCAATGCCAAATAAAAACTCAGGGATTTACACTCAACATAAATTAATCACATTAAAGAATACCGGTTTGTTAAGGATAACCTAAATAAAGAAGAATTCTCATTTGTTATGATTGAAGCGTACTCGTATACCATCGATATGTTTGctcaaaaacaaatttcattGCACTCGGTTTACAATGCAAAAGGAGTTACGCGATCTAGCTGCAGAAATTTCATTGATAGTCTAATCCTCTTTTAGAGTGGAATACCCATGGGATCGCAACGAAAGACAATTTCACATGCACCTCACCTTTTGTCACCACGACCCTCCAAACGAATGCAAAATAAATGATAAGTGTCGGTcgctattttttgttttaaaattttagtcttTAATTATGGACTGCGATCAATTCAGTACCGCCGTGACAGAAGATTCTGAGTTTGCCCCTCCATAAGACTCCCTTACCTTCGTGCACCAAAGACACctcgaaaaaacaaacaaacaaaaaaacaaagcttggacatgcttctgaaaaaaaattaaaaaaaaaaacggaaaTCGAGAACTTTGGGCCATGCATAAATATCATCCCCACCATTTCCCTTACAAAAGACCGAATTACCCACTGGAAGCAGATATTTCACCACACAGCCACCTCCCTTCACCATATTTTTCTGGAACAGGTCAATTAAAACATCACGCACATGCAAtctaaattaaatcaaattgaGTTACAATTACAGTACATACATAAATCAACACCCATACCAGACAACATAACGTGCGGCCAATCCTCTTCAGGTAAGTCAGGTAAATATTCCTCTACACTTCTGCCTCCTATTGTGACCACCAACAACAATCTAATAATCAAAAGAACCACACTCCTTCCTAAATAAGAAATTCCTGATCAAACGCGTCGACTAGTACCATTTATGAACCTCAAAATCAGACCACCTAAATTACACTACAAGAAAAACACCCTAACACCTAACAACCACAACTCCAATTAAAATCGAAGAAACACCCAATCCAATGACTACTAtaaaattcaaagaaaaaaaaacaaaaacaactatcAAACCtaacaaaaagaatataaaCCAACAGCACCAGAGAGCACAATAAAATACAGGGATTATCGCTAGTTTTAGCAATATATCTCACACACATATACACCTCCCCACTGCCATGGTAGGccttacaaaattattttgcagtattttttttaatttcaacgtAGTCCAAATTTAAACAATCTTTGTATCCAGCCATctacaaaatattttgagaacAAGCGCGCTCGCAACATGCATTTACTTGCACTATCGCGTGCTATAATTACAAATTTTACCTAAGTTTCTGGCCAAGAGGCTGTGGAGCGATATGCGTGATAAGGTTGAGGATAGGAGCATAAATATTAGAGTTTGCGCGATGTTATTGTCTTGCAGTAGTTACAACTATTAAAATACAGGGTTGTTTCTTCTATCATTATTCTTTTTTGGGGATAAAGGGGCGCACGGGGCACGTGTGACTAGACTTGTAGAAGGGCCAAGTTATAGTACAGTTTTTTGTCATATTTTAGCCTTTACATGCATTGTGCAGTGGATTTCAATGaacgctttgttaaaaaataacaaacacacACACTAATTTATCTACAGGCACTATTTCCACAATCATAAGCTATGAAAATGCACTAAATACAAGCCtggtatgtatgtatgtatgtatgctCTATCTATGATCAAAACTGGTACATAGGAAACATTATCGAATGCTCTTTGGAGAACAATGACCTCCTGTTAAAGTTTATGACGCGTCAAGGAACAAGTTTTACGTGGCCTAGAGTTGATGACATATGTTGGGTACCAGTTAAGCATATTAATTGTAACATTGATACACTTGAAGTTCAAGGTCATGGTGCACGTTGCTATCATATATCCTCTGATGAACTGAACAAAATTTCTAGTTTGTtcactaaaatattttcataatgaAAAATACTGATGTTAatagatatatttttaaatttgctatTCATTGATAATTGATTATGAAGCATAATTAGATCCCGTATTAAGTATATGTACAGAAGTACATGTTTAAGAGATTTTCTGTGGTTGCTACTTTGGATGGTCATAATTTGAAACATCATTGATATATAATGGCCGTGATTTAATTTAGTGCTAGTATACCATAGgtttaaagataaaaattaagCATGAACATTATTTATCATAACAATTTCGGTTGCAGAGGCATAAAAATCACACAAAAATTATTGCGCAcaatcagttttttttaaaaaaattcactacATTTGAAAACACAGATATGTATAAAAATATAGACTTTTTTGATTTATGAGGCGCCGTATCGGACAAAAGCAAATTCTCGTTTATATAagctatattatttttatgtgacattattattttatttttttacgttttattttgtgtttgtattttttgtcagagactattttttgttgtatgaTTTTTATATGGcacaaatttatatttatgcgacacaaatgtttttttataatgcaCAGTCTGGCTAAGAGATACATATTGTTAACAAAGACGCGCGAAAacacataataaaaaagtttatttatacAAGATGGCTTCTTCAGGTTCAGGAGAGTCTTTGATAAACGTAGAGTCTCTTGCTCGTATAGCAGAACGAATAGTTATGCATCCAGCATTTCAACAAAGCATCGGGCAGCTGTCGATTCTTTATCTTCAAGCTCGAATAATACCAGTGCTTCTAGACTGTAACTGTAAACTGTATAACTACAGTAAGGTCATTTAATCGCCTACACGCATTTCAAAAGAAAGTAGAACACTAATTGATTCAATTTTTACAACCgataaatcaaaaataaacgACTCTTTGGTATACACTAACTCTCTCAGCGATCACTGCCTAATCGGAATCAGCCGAAAAGCAAACTGTAAACGCTATCCTCAAAAGAACATCAAAGCAAAtgattattcaaaatacaacaaagaaggtctaaaaaataaaatttgcaacGTACCAGGGGAAAATTGTTTAACTGTTACCGACTTAAACCAAGCATGGAACTTATTCAAATACTACTTATCAACTGCAATCAATAAACATGCGCCACTTAAAGAAAAAACTGTACGTGGAAAATCCAACCCCTGGATAACCAGAGAAATCAGAAACTTAATGAATACGCGTGATTATCATCATCGCCGTTTTAAACGATCAAATTCTACTGCAGACTGGGAAAGTTATAAATCTTACCGAAACTTTGTAACCAATCGCATTCGTGTTGCAAAGGCAAATCACCTTCGTGCTGCTCTTAAAAAATCTTCAGCAAATCCAAGAGATTTTTGGAAACAAATTAAGTCGTGCTACCCTACTAAAGATTCGTCAAGTCCGAGCAAAACATTCGTAATCAATAGAACAGTACCATCCAATATTCGATCAATTGCGAACAATTTTTGCTCTTTTTTCACCAAAGTTGGTTCAAGTCTCATGAAATCATCAATAACCAACTTTACTTGGAAACTGTTCAACATATGTAATTATATGCGCACGattaataaaaagaatgtaTCATTTAAATTCCAACCAGTGACAATTAATCAGGTGAATAGAGTACTAAAATCGGTTAAAACGGCTAAAGCTGCTAATATTGACACTATCCCCGGTAGGATAATTAAAGATATCTCAAACGAACTAGCTGCACCTGTCATGTTCTTGATAAACAAGGGTTTGGAAACTGGTACATTTCCAACCTGtgaaaaatctgcaaaaataaTACTATTGCATAAATCTGGCGATCGCTCAAACATAGATAACTACCGACCCATTTCCGTACTAAATGTGTTGTCTAAAGTCATCAAACGAATCGTCTACGACCAGCTAGCCGATTATTTAGAAAATCAAGATCTATTGAGTGAGCACCAATATGGTTTTCGACGAAAAAGATCTACACATGAAGCGGTTAAATCACTTGTTGAATAAAAGTAAGACAACCAGAGCTCTATTCATGGATTTGACCTTTGATACCGTAAACCATGGCTGCCTTCTCCAGAAACTGCCTTTTTATGGTATTACTAGCACTGAAATTGATTGGTTAAGCAGTTATCTTTTTAACCGAGGTCAAACTGTTTTCATTGATGGAGCATACTCAGATCCTGAAAATATGACGCATGGTGTACCCCAAGGTTCCATTCTGGGTCCATTGTTATTTATTCTTCTTATCAATGACTTACCGTGCCAATTGAAACACTGTCGAGTATTGATGCATGCTGATGACACAGATATATATTTATCAAGCAAGTCACTAGATGAACTTGAACATTGTTTAAATTTGCATGCAAATATCATTCACGATTGGATGAAGGAAAATTGCCTAATTCTTAATTCAAAAAAGGGCTAAACAGAATTTGTCGTCTTTGCGTTCCGAAAACCACAAGCCTCTGTCAGTATTGTGATCGATCAAAATGATATAAACCAACCAGATTATTATGAATACATTGGGATTCAACTGGATACTCACCTTAACATGAACCATCACCTTAAAACATACAGGCGTATAACCTCACGCatcaaacttttatataaaatacgTTACAAAATTTCTCCAAATGTTGCTGAAACCATCTTTAACTCAATGATCCATCCACTGTTCTTCTACTGCTACGACATATTTGGTGGAATGAATAAAACATGGATTGGAAAATTTTTGAGTCCTTGCTAAGAAGAGCTAAGCACATCATCAGAACCCGCAAGAATTGGTCAACATTCGTCACTCAAAGAAAACGGAAAGTAGCAATTGATGTGTTCACAGCCGTCAACGATATTACTGTTGACAGCATTTTAAAATTGGTTAGCCATTCGATTAACACCAGAGGAAAGAGATCTAAATTAGTCTTACCTAACATCAAGACGGAAGCTGGTCGGAAACTTACGTATTATCAAGGAGCTTTAGTTTTTAATAGTCTCCCCTCTAATATCAGGGAAGAAAAGAGtatgataaattttaaaaagtttttgaaacaaagTGAGTTCTAGGTCTATTACCTTAGTTTGAATCCTAAACTCAAACTTTTTCTAATTCCCATTTTTGCTAATTATCTGTTCATAGTCTGCTATttgattcttatttttttttcttttctttttttctaacattctcataattttatatatattatttaaaacaaaaaacaattttgggtctttttttattttgttttaacaggTCACTCGTTGATAACAGTGCAGATATATTATATCATACTGAAGATGTAAACCTGTATAAAtatgattaataataataataattacaaaAAGATCAGGTGGCAATTTGcaaatatacaaaatttttgGAGTAATTGTGGCCAACAGTCTTTTACAAGATGGACCTTTTTTTCAATCATTTCGCACCTTGTTACAACATGAGCATGCTAGTTCAGGAGGATTTTCTGTGACTGATATACCTTTGACATCGTCAACTGGATGTTtaataagttttattaaaaaattattaaaatgtaatGAAGATGTAGAAATTCAAGCGTTATTTAGCAGTGCTGATGGTCCAGCATATGAGCAAATTGTGGCATTATCGGACTGGAATAACGATGTAGAAGTTACAGTAAACAACAGAAATATTTTGATTGAATTATAATTCAAGATGAACTCGTTGTTCGTCGATGTAAAAAATACATGCGCTCAAAGAAGGTTTGGCTACAATGCATTTtaatgtatatttatatatccCTGTTTTTAGGGAGATCTTCACAGGTGTAAAGCATGTAACTTTGGACTTggttttaaatatttgtgagtGGAAAAATGTGAACAGTTAAAGCCCAGCAGAGTCATTAGCACAACAATGGTTTAAAGATTACTTGTCACAATGCACGGAAAATAAGCTTGTGATGTTTTTGAAATTTGCAACTGGTTTCGAAAATACATTATCCTTCAACGGACGAAAAATATTAATTGGGTATATTGATGAAAATTTACCACATGCCTCTGCATGTTCATTTAGTTTCATGCTACCTTTGTGCAATAAAGATGATAAAGTCATAATCCATCGAATGATTGATATTATACTAAATTACGAAAGTGTCGGTTTTGGCGATTATTACTAtttattacttttaattttcttataattttGTTATGATTTCGAAAGTTATGTTTTACTATGTTTGTGGAGGCATCCTTAAGACAATTTTTTATCCAAAGTTTTAACGCATGTTTTTTCTTATGTGGAATTTATCCCAATAATTTTTGTCTTACTTTGACTCTTATAAGGTTAGTTCAAATCCAGATTTCCAGATTTAGACAAATCTGGaaattatttgttaattttgtttttactgtgtctGGTGCTTTTAGTGTCCGTTTATTTCGTTTAATACATGTAGATAAACATCCACCATATTTTgtctatatatattttgtctATGCTGGGAAATATATTGTGTTAATTCATGACGTGTGTCTTCAGTTATCAAGTGATCAATCTCTAGTACCACGACTGCTTCATTTTCTTCAGTACCATGTGTGCCCTCCTCTATCACACCGAAATTTTCCAACTCGCTATTGATTAAATGGTCGAAACTAGAAGTGTCAGAGTTAAAGATCTCTTGCATGCCCAAATGCCACATCTGATTAGGAGAAATATTTCTAGCAGAACTTAGTGGATGATTGTTCCAGTCATTAATAAGTTCAGCGAGAGACTCGTTAATTAACGGTAAAAAAACCATATGCAGCGCAAACAATTGGTGTTCCTTTAAACAATCGAGAAATCCCATGCTTTCCATCGTTTAAAATATTCCACTATAGTAACGAACTACCAAGCGTTTAACATCAAGCCACAATCTCTCTATACGTTGATTATGTACAGATGAGCCAACAATCATGCTAGCGCGGTTTAAACCTTTTCTTGTTATCATAAATCGAGAAACAGGAACATTTTTAACTCCCATATCACTACGCACACGAGATGGTAATCCATGTTCGTTTACAGCACTTTGGAATAGCTCCAAAACGGTGTCCGACTTGTTATTCCCGGTGCACCTTAAGTAAACAATCTTTCTGCTGAATCCATCAATGCCGCCATGAATAACAAAGCGCCAGCGTATAAGCTTATGATGGCCGTCTATGTGCCTAAATGGTAAAACATTGCCTGAACAAGagaaatcaatttttatatctaagaaaaaaacaaacccTACCATAAAGCATTTGGGTGTTTTACATTGTAGTCTCTAATGGTAATTCTCCTTCGCAATAATCTATTTATTGATTCAACTTCCATAATAGCATCGCGTACTTTCCTTCTTTGCACATAAATGTACGAAGAGCACTGATGACCATTGTTTCACCAGCATCTGGAACTCTATCCAGTATAGTGCGGACAGCGTCGTTTAATTGTTCTGAATCAACCTGGTGGTAAAAGTTTCTTGGACCACTTGTATTGGAAATTAACATTCCATATTCCAATCGTCTTCTCCTTAACGTTCTATCAAATATTTGCAAGATCTGAGATACAACTTTCCAACTCTTATATAAATCAAAGAGATGTTGAATGACATTCTTAGAAACATCTTTTCTAGGTCTACCGCCAGTTAATGTCATAACAGTCTTCTCCACTGTGTGTTACTGCAATTCCCATTAAAAAGAAATCCAATTGAACTTTGATTCTTTCTGCTTCATTTTTCAGGTGTTCTATTTCATTATAAACATCTATATTATCTGCAAATTGATGCATCAGTGTTCCCAAGAAGGATATGCTGTTCTCGATTCTTAGGTGGCAAAATTCAACAGAATCGGAATTATCTGATGACAAGGAATGCTGAGCGTTTACAATTTCACCAGAAACAGCGCGGAACAAAGAGCAGTTCATCATCAAGCTCCATTATTGCTTCAATAACAAACAACATATGTTCAGAGCTAACATTTTACTTCATAAAAAATAAGTCATACAAAAATAATACATGATTGTGCTATAAAAAAGTCataacgcaaaaaaaaattcataacagtaaaaaaaaaattctaacataataaaaatattttatatcgtaaaaaaatcatgccgtaaaaaaaaacctttggcataaaaataatattgggcaccacaaaataaaatgtcttaCTTTTGTCCGCTATGGCGCCTCATAAAGATTATCTTATTAAATTTTCCAAACTGaaaattatttcttgcagtACTTTTTTTTCTCccaaattttgtgaaaattttgcaATTTCTGTCCAGGCAATACTTTGGAAGGTCAAATTTTGAAAccccataaaaataaaatgattaagtTTAAGTTAAATGATGGAAAATtattagttttaaaagaaaaaaaagtatagACCTTTTTACACTTTGATATTTGGGTAAACGAGACATCAAAATCCTCAAAAAAATTACTTGCATGCATTTTTTTCGAAAATCGACCATATTTAAATGTAAGGTTATGTATACAAGCACTCAGAATcccaagattttttttaaatgttgatgGATACTTTGAAGATTATCTGCCGAAATTTTCAAAGACAGAAAATCTTTCCCGCACTGCTTTTTTTCACTTggaattttgtgaaaatttagGAAATTCTGTGTGGGTGGTACTTCGGAAGGTCATATTTTGAAACCCcatcaaaataaaatgattaaatTTAGATTGAATGATGGAAAAGTATTtgttctaaaagaaaaaataagtatGGACCTTATCTCACCTTGATATTTGAGTTACTGGCGCATCTAGTCTACACCACCAAAGTTCTTCTTCAATTCTTTACAAAGTTCAGCAGTTTTAGACAGATTGTTTCGAGCCTCATAGAGAACAAGTGCACAGATTATATAATCAAAAattctagaaattaaaaaaaaggttgcgaagcatttcgcaagttgcaagcaaaattaaactatccaatactttgtccctagcgcttcttgtctaattggcgctaacatcttccgaaatacatcaaaattgaatatcatgtagaagaaccctggggacgaggtaggaaaatgaacgctctgcggaacaattcgttgctcaaaaacaatttttttgcgaatagactgcgcgagtatttgatgtgcgtgggatattcttttcaaaatgtgcgagaaaattagattacgcgaaactaacaaaaacgaataacgcgtgttaaaattttgtaccgccttttcccacagaatggtaaaagttaagagcgcaatacaaaagtacacttttagcagtattccaaaagatatgtgatacatcgagttgtactacccgcagaagttggtcctaacgttaacgatttcgcaaatgacctcacaacaaaacatatttttttcacgtaaaaataccagcagtagaagccacagaatctgctggaacgaatttcgaaaactcacgggaaacaattaaaacaaaaacaaacaaatcaaaacagttttttaactttatcaagatttattaaatagcttcaaatttgggcagaaaaacaataacggattcgccttcttttcaccacacgcattagaagattacatcactcactcccattgtacacaatctaaaagaaaaagaaaacattttcatatagtgaagcttccagtgcctttaagggatggccaagtcaatggaattgaaagcactgtttttcatcttataaataattaaggctaattcggaaaagtataaaagaaaaaaactaaacaatttggcaactttactaattttatacgcaaagttccaaccataccaacagtttccaaatctgacaaaataattttagaagtgtttattttttcagaatttgattgatgcaaggccaagggaaattaaataagtttattgtcctagacccatttaaaaacatatgcttctcatcattcggttttttttcaaccaacattaatgtaatcacccagaggaaattataatgtctcttgtgtgtgttttagaagctgagtacacaaatacacaaatattacaagtgctgaactttggcaatcatattttgcaatcagacccttttaaaaactatgctgaaccatgtcaattattaaattcagcactaatagaaaagcaccttggataggattcaaatggtttatcgtgaatgaaatagtaatttttacacaaataatttaaaaaataatgaactttgttatgtgggttgttctcaaacacacgtgggcggtggacaaaaaactgtgatgtaatttctcttggtctattattcctgagaatattctaaaataagagggtgtcaataagctgcaaacagccacatatataagggcgagttcgggcaacttttccaattaaattagtgattgtcttccaaaaccgcctgcactttcccgaacttgcctttcccgaacttgccgaaagttatttatcaagtaaattttatcaaaaaccatcaaaaacagttcttttaagaactttactaccacatagtttactttatggtctatgcaggttttttcgggtgaatacttcaatttttttgcaaaacgctaaacttgcccaaaaacgcctgcaagttatacggcgtatgcagcttatcagcacccttgttctaaaattacaagcagtttcgaagatgcccacgccgtttagaggacgtggtgcggcttgggcatccttgaagttctgtttaatgacagttttaatgttttaatgtcgttttaaaccttgttctcagggagggtgtacggaaaactaattcctattgacaattacattgctgttggtttgatagcaaaagtggatatttttttaattactgaaacaggttacttatataataaataaaaaatgataaaaaacggttggtcagctcactctagcgcccagagctatttgttttgtctgcgccctagctacaggttttcctatatctggctatcagttaggtagtaatacagcttctccatatgtattctacaaattactttcaattcttttatacaaaactgagctctagctagctacctttcgtgtgattaagccttaccttgatttggataaaaccaattaaaattgataatattgtattcttacatcctcttagaaacaataaaataaaacacagctcggcgcgttataattgtacaaattacttcaatttttctttaggaaagggtaccttacacaggagctttccaatccaactaaaatctccagaaaaagcacagcaacaaaaaagcttaaaatacacaagtaaagtcgattagaaacaggactagcaataaattttttcaaaagaagaaaaccgttttaatactattatgtttcattaaaatacaactataatagtattagaagcaaaattgcaaagtaattaattaattatttataccataattagctataatacaaagaaataaggcatattttgggtctgtaaaatatacgtgtctaaaatgccgactaccgtttcttgttcacggcatattcctccttgtgtgttcaagttcggcggacgtataatccggaccaaaagacggggggggggggggtcaaaatccgggggtgggggggtacgagccgtacttattgcattttttactaaacttatactttaacccctcggtccaaacttatttgttttattagaaaaaaaaataccctagctttatgtgcaaaaatatcagtcctatttctttacgctgattttatatgattttttttctatcgaaattttgagaatctcaataattctcttggtatacctcgcgtgtagcaaacgtgctccacaatttcgcttcgctcgcttcgctcgcaaagctcaattgcttcgcaaaaaaaaacattcattgTTCCGATGCCAGTAATAaggtaagattttttttctaaatataccAAAGGGGTATAATGAAAGATTTATTTCCTAAAGGTATTTATTCGATTCAGTCAAGTTGCCAGACTACTGAGTTTCTTCTCAAAAAGGTTGAAATCTTTTGATTGAAATCAAAAGGAGTAAAAACAAAGCTTGTCAAGTCAAAATATCTGATTCAATTCCAGATTTAAATATTGTGTTGCAATTTTGCTTTTCCATAGATCCAGTAGATTCGCAAGATAAACATCAACGCTCAGGTTTAATTACCAAATTGAAAAACGTATGAGCAATGGACTATTCGGGAATTACTAGCAATCATTAATGTACAGAAAAGTCCCCATGAACGATCAGGAAATAAGAGGACGCATCAAGTACACTCTTTGTCTGTCAACAAATGAGACATCAACCAACAAATGAGACAAACATCAAGTAGCTAAAACGACAACATCATATTCATacgtaaatttaaaaatacctCTAGCTCTTTCAGGTCGTCGGAGGTATTTTAAGCTCCaacgcaaaaaatatttttaaaaaatacacaggTTGGTTtcctttaaaattgataattgttgttaaacaaaaaaattccctACAATCAATACAACATTTGTTATGCAACATTTCTTGTGTACTTGTGTATTACAACATGTTTCCAATAAAGTTGTAACAGCGAATTTTGTACAACTGTTGCCCAACAGTTGTTATGGTCATGGAAATCAACCTCAAAAGACGCCCATACTAGACTATGCCATTATCTTATAACTACAATGAAAACCAtaccaaacaaataaaaatgaacaacAAATGTTGGAAAGGACGAAAAATGAAAGAAAGGACATAAACCCATCATGAAATTTTCAGGTGTATGATTGAAGGTGCGTGAATGTAGCTATTTTTCATGTTAACAAACATGCATTAATAATGAATGGCAAAAGGGTATAGAGAACTGGAGATTGTGATAGATGACCATACAAGAATATATAGAACATCGAGATAACAAAGATTGACCTGATATATTCGTAGGATCTGACAGGACTAAAAAATGGAgccctgaaaaacaaaaaaacattgaaagttGACAGGTAACCATGTTGCCTACTCTTTAAAGCTtgcgaaaaaaataagaaaaagccaAGTTGTTAGCTATTGAAAAGTTTTAATGATAATGTCTTCATAATGTGATGAAATTAGACTTGACTATTTATTCTTTAGTTAAAAAAGTTCACAAATCAAAGCAGATTT from Hydractinia symbiolongicarpus strain clone_291-10 chromosome 12, HSymV2.1, whole genome shotgun sequence encodes the following:
- the LOC130621612 gene encoding uncharacterized protein LOC130621612, translating into MESMGFLDCLKEHQLFALHMVFLPLINESLAELINDWNNHPLSSARNISPNQMWHLGMQEIFNSDTSSFDHLINSELENFGVIEEGTHGTEENEAVVVLEIDHLITEDTRHELTQYISQHRQNIYRQNMVDVYLHVLNEINGH